Proteins encoded together in one Amphiprion ocellaris isolate individual 3 ecotype Okinawa chromosome 14, ASM2253959v1, whole genome shotgun sequence window:
- the LOC111568606 gene encoding uncharacterized protein C11orf87 homolog, translating to MTARTAEASGLSVPPHRCHGGATNSTCAEQLSLLPPFSSALALLVLVAVLVGIILVSLATFHFHKRKLRNRKIQRAQEEYERDSRSPARAAASSEPARPCVIVRPVRCEEKLACQSAAAAESGHVEAEEGQAPHEAAALDC from the coding sequence ATGACGGCCAGAACCGCCGAGGCCTCGGGGCTGTCGGTGCCACCGCACCGCTGTCACGGGGGAGCCACCAACAGCACCTGCGCGGAGCAGCTCAGCCTCCTCCCGCCGTTCTCCTCCGCCCTCGCGCTCCTCGTGCTGGTGGCCGTGCTCGTGGGGATCATCCTGGTTTCCCTGGCAACGTTCCACTTCCACAAGAGGAAGCTCCGGAACAGGAAGATCCAGCGCGCGCAGGAGGAATACGAGCGCGACAGTCGCAGCCCGGCGCGCGCCGCTGCCAGCTCGGAGCCCGCGAGGCCGTGCGTCATCGTGCGTCCGGTGAGGTGCGAGGAGAAGCTCGCGTGCCAGAGCGCGGCGGCGGCGGAGAGCGGGCACGTGGAGGCGGAGGAGGGACAGGCGCCGCACGAGGCGGCCGCTCTTGACTGTTAA